The bacterium genome contains the following window.
AGAACGGTAGCATCTCGTTAGCTATTCGTCAACCCCCAGTGGATGTCGGCGAGCATGTACCCCACGGCCCCGAGCACGAAGAAGATGACCGCGACCTGCATCGCCCCGCTCGCCCCAGCCTGCCGAGGCGCGGACAAGCCGAGGGCGACGAAGGTGTTGGCGGCGCGCACGAAGTTCGCCACGTAGTCGTGCTGGCCGTACATGCCCAGGATGCCAGGGCCATCAGCCATGCCGGTGTCGTTGCAGGCGCACGTCTCTGCGGGCTTCCCGCAACCGTTGTACGCCTTCACCGCCGCGAGTACCGAGCCACCGAAGTTCTTCGTCATCTTCACGATGAGGTTGCCCGCGTCGATGATCTGCTGCTCCGGGTGCTCGTTGTAGAACTGCGGCTCGTGACCGTACATCCGGCACGTCATCGGGATGAACTGCATCAGGCCGCACGCGCCAGCGTCGCTGCACACCGTGGGGTTGCCGCCCGATTCGATCTGCATGATGCCCACAAGCCAGGACGGCGGGATGCCGTTGATCTCGGCAGCGTTCTGGATGGCCGCGCCCCAGCGGCCCCAGACGTTTGTGGCCATCTTCTGAGCGCGCGCGCTTGCGATGTCCCAGGAGGGGAACCCCTGGCCTTCGACCTCGATCCGCCCGTCCTCCCACAGCCGGTAGGGGACGCCACAGGGATTGAACCACGCGCTCGGCATGGCCCCATCATACACGCGGGGCGCTTGTCCGAAAAGCGCCCGAGGCTGTATGCTCTCGTCCATGAAGATCGCCTTCTACGTCGGGTTGTGCGGAGGGTATGGGGCCATGGAGGCTCGTCAGTACGAGCGTCTACAGACAGAAACCGAAGCGCTCGCCAAAAAGAACCACGAGAAGGACGCATCGGTCCCGCTGTTTCATCCCGTACCACCGCTGCTCGTGGTAGACACGAAGGATTTTGAAGGTCACGGATGAAAGATTCGACGCCCCTCATCCTGGGAGGCCTGCTGCTCGTTGCGGGCATCGGCATCGCCAAGAGTCTAAGCGCCCGGTGCGTTCCGAACATCAAGGCGGGCTCGCGCGTCTTTCTGGTCGGCGACAGCCTTGCCGTGGGGCTCGGCCCCTACGTGAAGAAGCTCTGCACCAGCGTCGGAGCAGACTTCGATGCGGCGTCCCAGATCAGCACGACGACCGGCTTCTGGGTGGGCAACGCGGAGTTCAAAGCGCAGATCGCAGCGTTTCAGCCGACCATCGTCCTGGTCTCGCTGGGCACGAACGACACGGCGGGAAACACCCAGGCCCCGCAGCTCTCCGCCAACATCGCCGCCATGATCGACATCATCCGGGCGACCGGAGCGATCGTCTACTGGATCCTTCCCCCGACGCTGCCCTTCGCAGACAGGTTCTCGGCGCTCGTGAGGCAGACCGGGGTGCCGGTGTTCGAGTCGAGCAGGTTCGCCATCCCGCGGGGGCCCGACAACCTGCACCCCACCGGGCTGGGCTACGCATCGTGGGCGGGCGTCATTTGGCAGACCGCAACGTGCAGCAAGGAGCCACCCGCAGTCTCCCTGTCCGGGCTCGGCAGGCTGCGCTTCCTGCCCCTCAACGGTGTGAGGCCGCGGGCGAGCGGCGTGATGAGCCGTGTTGCCCCTGCGCGCCCAGTCAGACGGCGCAAGCCGACCATCACGTTCAGACGGACTTGAGAGGACATGCTCATGCGCGCACGTAGACCGTTTGGCATCTTCAACAACGTGCCCGAGCCATTGCGCGGGCTCGGGGAGGAAGACAAGGGCGACGAGTCTGGGTGCGAGTCGCTGATCCTTGCGGGGAAAACGAAAGAGTACGAGCAGTGCGAGGAATCATACTGGGGGAGCAGCGCGGGTGACTGTCACCAGTTTCAGAAGCGCATGAGAGAAGGGGGCGAGATCAACGACGATTGGTGTAGGAGCAAAGGAGGCACCGATCCCGAGCCCTGCGTCGAGCTGGCGCACTCCTGCATTTCCACCGTGGTTTGCCAAGTCTTCAACTACATGTACGGCGGGGGCGCGTTCACAAAGCAATGCGGCCAGTACGGCGAGCCCGTGGGGGATGTGATCTGGTACCTGTCCGGTTTTCAGTTCGCCTCCGGTCTGCTTGGCCCCATTTCGGAAGCAATCAAGTGCATCGGTGCCAACTCAGGATCCTGCTGGACCAACATAGAGACCCTCTATTCCCAGTATGCGAAGGGCGTCGGGAAACTCCTCGCCGACATCACCAAACTCTGGGACACCCAAAGGGCCGAGGCGGGGCTGCCCTGGTCTGCGGTCTGCATCGACGCCCCATTCCTGAGTATCGCCGCGATGATCGCAAGGGGAGATGTCCCCGCTACCCTGAACGCGCCGTCGAGGGCAAAGCTCCTCAGTGCGTTGAAAGCCTCCCAGGGCTACGCGCCCAAGGGCTGGGCGGTCACGGAGGGCTACGCGCCCAAGGGCTTCACGATGGCGTGCGTCAAGGACGGGGGATGCGAGTGCCCACCGAAAACCTTCGGCCTGGAGGAAGCCTTCGTCGAGCTTTCCCTGTGGACTGACCCAAACGGGTTTCAGAAGACCATTTCGACAAACAGGCTGGTGTTCCTCAACAAGAGCAGCTGGGTGCAGGCGTTCTCACGAGGGATAGCCTCCAGCGTCCAGCTTGTGGATCCTGAGATCGCGAAAACGTTGAAGCCTGTTTCTGTGATGTCGCTTACGAGAAAGTTCATCGCGGGTCCGGTGGGCCTGTCGGGCGAAGACATGTCCGGGTACTCGCCCCCTATGCTCCCGGAGGGATCCAAGCCTCTCAAGCTGTTCTTGACGTACGACCTGTTCAAGCTGAACTACGAGAACAGCTCCGACAACTGCGCCTTCAACCTGTACATCGACCAGAAAGGTGGGCCGGAAGCGTGCAAGAGCATCGCGGCCTCCAACGATTCCAGGGTCTGCGCAGGCGTTGCGCAAGAGCTTCTTAGTCAGAGGCTGGAGGCTTTGCGCCGGGTGCTCCCACTCGTCATTGGCGCGATGACGGCGCACAACGCGCACTATGCCATGCGGTGGCAGCAGTCCAAGGGAACCATCCCTTTCCCTGCCCAGGGCGCTCCCGCCAAGAAGATGTTGTCCGTGAGGGCACTGAAGCTCGACCTCGTACCGGCTGCTCCCAAGGCCAAGGTCTCCATTGCGCCGAAAAACAGGTTCTCCATCGTCCAGCCGTTGAAGCCGGGTGTGGATCTACCGGGCAGAGCAGGGTCCGTCACAAGATGGGTGCTCATCGCGGCGATCGCGGCCCTTGTCGGTGTGGGGATCTGGGCCGGGACGAAAAAAAGGCGAGCAGCCCCGAACCGCCGCCGCAGAATCCGCCGATACTGAAACAAGTTGGAGGAACGGGACAGCTCGTGATACG
Protein-coding sequences here:
- a CDS encoding transglycosylase SLT domain-containing protein: MDESIQPRALFGQAPRVYDGAMPSAWFNPCGVPYRLWEDGRIEVEGQGFPSWDIASARAQKMATNVWGRWGAAIQNAAEINGIPPSWLVGIMQIESGGNPTVCSDAGACGLMQFIPMTCRMYGHEPQFYNEHPEQQIIDAGNLIVKMTKNFGGSVLAAVKAYNGCGKPAETCACNDTGMADGPGILGMYGQHDYVANFVRAANTFVALGLSAPRQAGASGAMQVAVIFFVLGAVGYMLADIHWGLTNS
- a CDS encoding SGNH/GDSL hydrolase family protein; amino-acid sequence: MKDSTPLILGGLLLVAGIGIAKSLSARCVPNIKAGSRVFLVGDSLAVGLGPYVKKLCTSVGADFDAASQISTTTGFWVGNAEFKAQIAAFQPTIVLVSLGTNDTAGNTQAPQLSANIAAMIDIIRATGAIVYWILPPTLPFADRFSALVRQTGVPVFESSRFAIPRGPDNLHPTGLGYASWAGVIWQTATCSKEPPAVSLSGLGRLRFLPLNGVRPRASGVMSRVAPARPVRRRKPTITFRRT